A DNA window from Halichondria panicea chromosome 16, odHalPani1.1, whole genome shotgun sequence contains the following coding sequences:
- the LOC135349786 gene encoding structural maintenance of chromosomes protein 6-like → RTETEFCESSVASCKEGVPIWCQRPHLDDEPFCFDEAEAGVLDKVELFDFMCHKHLDLSLSPNVNFILGRNGSGKSAIMTGIVVALGGKARSTERGSSLKQFIRTGASNSKVLVHLRNRGHEAYKPEEYGDTIICERVIKEDGTTAYKIKSENGKLISNKKEELMAITDHFNIQIDNPVSLLDQDTSRNFFHNSKPTAMYKLFMKATHLEQIAIDHKRSKEEQAIMMIKIKEMELTLQLQRNEAKKLEEAVESFQRFTEMEDKIEQLENELKWAIVVEMEAILPPIEADIDKERERIPRNEGRAKTAQDVMSSAKQEVRDTNKELTELTKEINQLSEERSAIANKKRKKNQKFCQSDGILKQIGKTIGDALKEKAALEKAKQEAILSWVVNKEISTAETEKSQFQAAQRRADELIQSHRYRCVSVYVSNVLRDSHRGKEGNMQGQVQTCESQLRRLRSSRSDKMVAFGDDMRTLVNELQRNKRQFRKVPKGPIGSMIQVKDPKWCTAIEQVVKFNTLKVFVVDNQQDAKKFRSIAERVVRKGPIPEAIISRFQDTVYDVRRNHAQSSYPAVFDMLDVSDSDVMNMLIDQFHVENVLLIEERETANRIITHVKPHNAKSAYTSNLHSDAWMSLMYLWIWITAKKVLNFL, encoded by the exons AGGACAGAAACTGAGTTCTGTGAGTCGAGTGTTGCCTCTTGCAAAGAGGGAGTGCCGATCTGGTGCCAGCGCCCTCATCTTGACGATGAACCATTTTGTTTT GATGAAGCGGAGGCTGGTGTGTTGGACAAGGTAGAACTATTTGACTTTATGTGTCACAAGCATCTGGACCTTAGTCTCAGTCCCAACGTCAACTTCATCCTGGGACGGAATGGAA GTGGTAAGAGTGCAATCATGACTGGGATAGTAGTGGCTCTGGGTGGCAAGGCACGTAGCACTGAGCGGGGCTCCTCTCTCAAGCAGTTTATTCGAACTGGGGCTAGTAACTCGAAGGTGTTGGTGCACCTGAGGAACAGAGGTCATGAGGCGTACAAGCCTGAGGAGTATGGAGACACAATCATCTGTGAGAGAGTCATCAAGGAAGATGGAACCACTGCCTACAAGATAAAGTCAGAGAACG GAAAGTTGATTTCCAATAAGAAAGAAGAGCTGATGGCCATCACAGACCACTTTAACATCCAAATTGACAACCCAGTGTCCCTACTCGACCAGGACACTTCTCGTAACTTCTTCCACAACTCCAAACCCACGGCCATGTACAAACTCTTCATGAAGGCCACTCACCTCGAGCAGATCGCCATTGACCACAAACGTTCTAAGGAAGAACAGGCAATCATGATGATAAAAATAAAAGAAATGGAATTG ACACTTCAGTTACAAAGAAATGAGGCCAAAAAGCTTGAGGAGGCAGTGGAGTCATTCCAGAGATTCACTGAGATGGAAGACAAGATTGAGCAGCTGGAAAATGAGCTCAAGTGGGCCATTGTTGTGGAAATGGAGGCA ATTCTCCCCCCAATTGAGGCTGACATTGATAAAGAGAGAGAAAGAATCCCTAGGAACGAAGGAAGAGCAAAAACTGCACAG GATGTCATGAGCTCAGCCAAACAGGAGGTGAGAGACACCAACAAGGAACTCACTGAACTCACCAAGGAGATAAACCAGCTCAGTGAAGAGCGTAGTGCAATTGCTAATAAGAAGAGAAAGAAGAACCAGAAATTCTGTCAAAGTGATGGTATTTTGAAGCAGATCGGCAAAACAATTGGCGATGCCTTGAAGGAGAAAGCAGCTTTGGAGAAAGCCAAGCAGGAGGCTATCTTATCGTGGGTC GTGAACAAAGAGATCTCTACAGCCGAGACAGAGAAGTCTCAGTTCCAGGCTGCTCAGAGGAGGGCAGATGAGTTAATCCAGTCTCACAGGTACCGGTGTGTCAGTGTGTATGTCTCCAATGTTTTACGTGATTCTCACAGAGGTAAAGAGGGTAATATGCAAGGTCAGGTACAGACATGCGAATCACAGTTGAGGAGACTCAGATCCAGTCGCAGTGACAAAATGGTTGCATTCGGAGATGACATGAGGACGTTAGTAAATGAGCTTCAGCGAAACAAGAGACAGTTTCGGAAGGTACCCAAAGGACCAATCGGATCAATGATTCAAGTGAAAGACCCCAAGTGGTGCACAGCAATTGAACAGGTGGTCAAATTTAATACCCTCAAGGTATTTGTAGTGGACAACCAGCAAGATGCGAAAAAATTTCGATCCATTGCTGAAAGAGTTGTGAGAAAAGGGCCGATTCCTGAAGCCATTATATCTCGTTTCCAGGACACTGTGTATGATGTCAGGCGTAAT CATGCCCAGTCCTCTTACCCCGCTGTGTTTGACATGCTGGATGTGTCAGACTCGGATGTGATGAACATGCTCATTGACCAGTTCCATGTTGAGAATGTGCTCCTGATCGAAGAAAGAGAGACAGCTAATCGAATCATCACACACGTGAAGCCCCACAATGCAAAGTCTGCGTACACATCGAACCTCCATTCAGATGCCTGGATGAGTTTGATGTATTTATG GATATGGATAACCGCAAAAAAAGTATTGAACTTTTTATGA
- the LOC135350191 gene encoding macoilin-like yields MRRRLLDCNRLKRLPMKRTRVPEPGPTNSYIHWKLLVGWLVIILLDTMADFRLELIYPAFMFARSVYDSYKYQGLVFSLLFMYLVVYCDLLWLSLLSGPMLFVAASSCVWFEIVRSFDHVYNWSFLTLWLLFVYVEVSYRFFTPPQHFFNVSRPFAAHCIGYPVVTMSFLIKHQITHIIRQRQRKKVVEENSVYYGIIQKALPQEDIPDDQSSVSEDTPPSLTNGIHSNGHLNKPSPKAATSTPPKQSVRSQNSNTGKHRNSNNVKTSHETKPLSNHKSPPENSNSPSGQVVANGDVGRPMSAGKVHLPSGKKQATVKAVPREEQPLTSPVQDKTTCKNTVEILQTELKHERQARAEAEVTISRLELDIKKLRADLHASCLQEEETTSRVDQLLSSEKHHKQELQRFRAESDTLHNKLSKLSSNKHHDQSSIADLEKKLRAESGERVRVETELRDHKHATQNSWSDEEVQELKCKLSSKDKDIDFLKKDLRKHEKMLEGARKDLNLKENALRSFNEERKQLKASLADETRVKIELFTALSEARRKYQGLMDECQRRDIEINRLRQNLAEVIAIIPVSSVAAGYHPSSPSVGSPQH; encoded by the exons ATGAGACGAAGGCTATTAGACTGTAACCGCCTGAAAAGGCTACCAATGAAAAGAACCAGAGTTCCTGAACCTGGACCAACCAA CTCATACATCCACTGGAAGTTACTGGTCGGTTGGTTGGTGATCATTCTCCTGGACACCATGGCCGATTTCCGACTTGAACTCATCTACCCTGCATTCATGTTTGCCAGGAGTGTGTACGACTCGTATAAATACCAAGGACTG gtgTTTTCGTTGCTGTTCATGTATCTGGTGGTGTACTGTGATCTGCTGTGGCTCTCCCTGCTCTCTGGGCCTATGCTGTTTGTGGCCGCCAGCTCTTGTGTCTGGTTTGAGATAGTCCGGTCTTTTG ATCATGTGTACAACTGGTCGTTCCTCACTCTCTGGCTGCTGTTTGTTTATGTCGAAGTATCCTACAGATTTTTCACTCCGCCTCAGCATTTCTTCAACGTATCACGGCCATTTGCAGCCCACTG TATTGGCTATCCTGTGGTGACCATGAGCTTCCTAATCAAACATCAGATCACCCACATCATTCGACAG CGTCAACGAAAGAAAGTTGTGGAGGAAAATTCAGTCTACTATGGCATTATTCAAAAGGCCCTTCCTCAAGAGGACATTCCAGATGATCAGTCAAGCGTATCTGAAGACACTCCACCCTCTCTAACCAATGGTATACATAGCAATGGACACCTGAACAAACCGTCCCCGAAAGCTGCCACATCGACCCCCCCTAAACAGAGCGTAAGATCACAGAACTCCAACACAGGAAAGCACAGGAACTCAAATAATGTGAAGACGTCTCACGAAACGAAGCCATTATCGAATCATAAGTCGCCCCCAGAGAACTCTAACTCCCCATCGGGACAGGTGGTTGCCAATGGTGATGTTGGACGACCTATGTCTGCTGGGAAGGTACACTTACCGTCAGGAAAGAAGCAAGCGACCGTGAAGGCAGTACCCCGAGAGGagcaacctttgacctcaccAGTACAGGACAAG actacatGTAAGAATACAGTGGAGATACTCCAGACAGAGTTGAAACACGAGAGACAAGCGAGGGCAGAAGCTGAGGTCACCATCAGTAGACTAGAGTTGGACATCAAAAAACTACGTGCCGACCTTCat GCTAGTTGTCTTCAAGAGGAGGAGACCACGTCTCGAGTGGACCAGCTGCTCTCTTCAGAGAAACACCACAAGCAGGAGCTGCAGAGATTCAGAGCTGAAAGTGACACGTTGCACAACAA ACTCTCAAAGCTGAGCTCCAATAAGCACCACGATCAGTCATCTATTGCAGACCTGGAGAAAAAACTCAGAGCTGAGTCTGGAGAGAGAGTACGAGTAGAGACAGAGCTTCGAGACCACAAACATGCCACTCAGAATTCATGGAGTGACGAAGAAGTGCAGGAGCTCAAGTGTAAACTATCTTCTAAGGACAAGGACATCGATTTTCTCAAAAAAGATCTCCGAAAGCACGAGAAAATGCTTGAGGGGGCACGCAAGGACCTTAACTTGAAAGAAAACGCTCTGAGGTCTTTTAATGAGGAAAGGAAACAACTGAAAGCCTCTCTGGCAGACGAAACCAGAGTGAAGATTGAGCTGTTCACAGCACTAAGCGAGGCACGACGAAAGTACCAAGGACTGATGGACGAGTGCCAGAGGAGAGATATAGAGATCAACCGTCTGCGTCAAAATCTGGCTGAGGTCATCGCTATCATTCCAGTGAGCAGTGTAGCAGCTGGGTACCATCCATCCTCCCCTTCTGTTGGATCCCCTCAGCACTGA
- the LOC135350198 gene encoding uncharacterized protein LOC135350198, translating into MSAVCVLEGKVKGTITFTPSADGNTSVTGQITGLSKGSHGFHIHQFGDYSGGCVSAGSHFNPSGKQHGGPTDANRHAGDLGNIEAGDDGTATVNITDNQIPLSGENSIIGRSVVVHADADDLGKGGFEDSLTTGHAGGRLACGVIGFAKPK; encoded by the exons ATGTCTGCTGTGTGTGTCCTAGAAGGCAAAGTCAAGGGGACCATTACATTCACCCCAAGT GCTGATGGCAACACCTCTGTGACTGGTCAGATAACTGGTTTAAGTAAGGGTTCCCATGGATTCCACATCCATCAGTTTGGCGACTACAGTGGAGGATGTGTTAGCGCCGGTAGTCACTTCAACCCCTCTGGAAAGCAACATGGGGGACCAACTGATGCGAACAGACATGCTGGAGATCTGGGCAACATTGAGGCTGGTGATGATGGAACCGCAACAGTCAACATCACAGACAATCAGATTCCCCTGAGCGGAGAGAACAGCATCATTGGCAGGAGTGTGGTG GTTCATGCCGATGCTGATGACCTGGGCAAGGGTGGATTTGAGGACAGTCTGACCACCGGACATGCTGGAGGACGTCTGGCTTGCGGTGTGATTGGATTTGCCAAACCAAAATGA
- the LOC135350192 gene encoding acyl-CoA 6-desaturase-like, which yields MAPNTPNGLANQEPKAIFTREEVFQHRKKDDCWIILEGEVYNVTPWLKKHPGGARVVLHYGGEDATIAWTSFHNDLNQVKKYLTAFHIGTLQDGKMTEIDKDFLKLRSSLKEKGFFKPSVPFFIAHFLHIYFFFFATWGVLWYFGNTWATWLIAAVFMTTCQAQSGWLQHDFGHLSVFNSSKLNHAVHDITIGLMKGVSSWWWNYRHFQHHAKPNVHMKDPDITAPYLFLFGKVIPEKWGRRRLGIMPYRIQHLYFFFLGPPLLLPIYFHLEVLFYTFKRKLVKDFLLMVGFYLIFHFTFAPLMGGFWGNFRWYFFIRFLESHWFVWVTQMSHLPMHVDTDKRDNWVSMQLKGTTDVETSFLIDWFSGHLNFQIEHHLFPTMPRNQFAAVKPYVVEFCKKHDIKYHSKTFYDALADIVRSLKESSDIWADAYDAHIPLKAD from the exons ATGGCTCCTAACACCCCTAATGGCCTCGCTAATCAAGAGCCCAAGGCGATCTTCACCCGGGAGGAGGTGTTTCAGCACCGTAAGAAGGACGACTGCTGGATAATCCTGGAAGGAGAGGTCTACAATGTTACTCCATGGCTCAAGAAACACCCAGGAGGAGCGAGGGTTGTTCTGCACTACGGAGGAGAGGATGCTACA ATTGCCTGGACAAGCTTCCATAATGATCTCAACCAGGTCAAGAAGTACCTCACTGCATTCCACATTGGTACCCTGCAAGATGGGAAG aTGACAGAGATTGACAAGGATTTCCTGAAACTGAGGAGTAGTTTAAAGGAAAAG GGCTTCTTCAAACCAAGTGTCCCATTCTTCATTGCTCATTTTCTGCACATCTACTTTTTTTTCTTTGCTACCTGGGGGGTCCTGTGGTACTTTGGAAACACATGGGCCACTTGGCTCATAGCTGCAGTGTTCATGACCACCTGTCAGGCACAATCGGGTTGGTTGCAGCACGACTTTGGTCACCTCTCTGTGTTTAACAGCTCCAAGCTCAACCACGCTGTGCACGATATTACTATCGGACTAATGAAG GGTGTGTCCAGTTGGTGGTGGAATTACAGGCACTTTCAACACCATGCCAAACCCAATGTG CACATGAAGGACCCAGACATTACTGCTCCCTACCTGTTCCTGTTCGGAAAGGTCATCCCTGAAAAGTGGGGTCGACGGCGTTTGGGGATCATGCCATACAGAATTCAACACCTCTACTTCTTTTTTC TTGGACCACCTCTGCTTCTCCCTATCTACTTCCATCTGGAGGTGCTCTTTTACACATTCAAAAGGAAACTAGTAAAG GACTTCTTGTTGATGGTGGGTTTTTATCTGATTTTCCATTTCACCTTTGCCCCTCTTATGGGTGGATTCTGGGGCAACTTCCGTTGGTATTTTTTCATCCGATTCCTGGAGAGCCACTGGTTTGTGTGGGTGACCCAAATGAGCCATCTTCCCATGCACGTGGACACTGACAAGAGAGATAATTGGGTGTCAATGCAACTCAAAGGCACTACCGACGTGGAAACGTCTTTCTTGATTGACTGGTTCTCTGGTCATCTCAACTTTCAGATTGAGCACCA CCTATTCCCTACCATGCCCCGCAACCAGTTTGCAGCTGTGAAGCCGTATGTAGTGGAGTTTTGCAAAAAGCACGATATCAAGTACCACTCGAAAACATTCTATGATGCACTGGCTGATATTGTGAG GTCACTGAAGGAGTCCTCTGACATCTGGGCTGATGCTTATGATGCCCACATTCCCCTGAAGGCTGACTAG